The proteins below come from a single Acidobacteriota bacterium genomic window:
- a CDS encoding ABC transporter ATP-binding protein: MAKNHGHGLAGLENPMEKEREMNPRAKPGGNRQIRNFRAQAAWVVRTTWAICPNLLIGILFLSFLTNLLPAALAWIGKQIINAVAGLIAGGSGGIQTVIPWLVLGFAVTAASEILGSLTSFLKHRLEENLLLRLSRDILEHAATLDVSQLEDLELQDVFERVQKNPAMHFSQFLSRLINLFAGLVQMLSLVIILYAVEPLILVLLLPILLPYMYSKWRHSRKVYKKEYSRATKRRWAGYFTSTLTGRHSAPEVKILGLSPKLIDQYGNLLREFVKEDRKLFLGRTIMEMTYAMVLGIVTYLLMGRIVGQIFSKALTIGDLTLFIAVSARLRAVLSQVAESASGAVAELLYIADLNMFFAVQPNIAKKDDSLEHAIRGKIEFRDVRFAYPGSDGDVIRGISFTIEPGETVALVGENGAGKSTLVKLLARLYDPTEGAVLIDGIDTRRISPECLQRQLAFVLQTFNRYEASAFDNIAFGNIAKGMTVEDVDRVVERTGIRRLIEDMPRGYETMLGRRFGVFDLSGGMWQKIALARAFARDQAALLILDEPTAALDARAEFELFRQFANLARGRTAILISHRFSTVRLAARIIVLDKGRIAETGTQEELIRKKGRYAELYDLHMKQMKG, translated from the coding sequence GTGGCTAAAAACCATGGCCATGGCCTGGCGGGCCTTGAAAACCCGATGGAGAAGGAACGGGAAATGAATCCCCGAGCCAAGCCCGGCGGCAACAGGCAAATCCGCAACTTTCGGGCCCAGGCGGCCTGGGTGGTTCGAACAACCTGGGCTATCTGCCCGAATCTTCTGATCGGCATCCTGTTTCTGAGTTTCCTGACAAACCTGCTGCCGGCGGCCCTGGCCTGGATCGGCAAGCAAATCATCAATGCCGTCGCCGGTCTGATCGCCGGAGGCTCCGGCGGGATTCAGACGGTCATTCCCTGGCTTGTTCTCGGCTTCGCCGTCACCGCGGCTTCGGAGATTCTCGGTTCGCTCACGTCTTTCCTCAAACATCGTCTGGAAGAGAACCTGCTTCTCCGTCTGTCCCGCGACATCCTCGAACATGCCGCAACTCTCGATGTCAGCCAATTGGAGGATCTGGAACTTCAAGACGTTTTCGAACGGGTTCAAAAAAATCCGGCGATGCACTTTTCGCAGTTCCTGTCCCGACTGATCAATCTCTTCGCCGGCCTCGTCCAGATGCTCTCTCTTGTGATCATCCTCTATGCGGTCGAACCTCTGATCCTGGTCCTGTTGCTTCCCATCCTTCTCCCTTACATGTATTCGAAATGGCGGCATTCCCGAAAGGTCTACAAGAAGGAGTATTCCCGGGCCACCAAGCGCCGCTGGGCCGGGTATTTCACGTCGACATTGACAGGACGCCATTCGGCTCCGGAAGTCAAGATTCTGGGATTGTCGCCGAAGCTGATCGACCAGTATGGAAATCTGCTTCGGGAATTCGTGAAGGAAGACCGCAAACTGTTTCTCGGCCGGACGATCATGGAGATGACGTATGCCATGGTCCTCGGAATCGTCACGTATCTCCTCATGGGGCGGATCGTCGGACAGATTTTTTCTAAAGCCCTGACCATCGGCGATTTGACGCTGTTCATCGCGGTTTCGGCCCGGCTCCGCGCGGTGCTCAGCCAGGTCGCCGAGTCCGCCTCCGGCGCCGTCGCCGAACTCCTGTACATCGCCGATCTCAACATGTTTTTTGCCGTTCAACCGAACATCGCGAAAAAAGATGACAGCCTGGAACACGCGATCCGGGGAAAGATCGAGTTCAGGGATGTCCGCTTCGCCTACCCGGGTTCGGACGGCGACGTGATCCGCGGTATCTCTTTCACGATTGAGCCGGGGGAAACCGTCGCTCTCGTCGGGGAGAATGGGGCCGGAAAATCCACATTGGTTAAGCTTCTCGCCCGGCTCTACGATCCCACCGAAGGCGCGGTTTTGATCGACGGCATCGACACGCGGCGCATCTCCCCCGAATGTCTTCAGCGGCAGTTGGCCTTTGTGCTCCAGACCTTCAACCGTTACGAAGCCTCGGCCTTCGACAATATCGCGTTCGGGAATATCGCCAAGGGCATGACCGTCGAGGACGTCGACCGTGTCGTCGAAAGAACCGGGATCCGCCGTCTCATCGAGGACATGCCCCGGGGTTACGAAACGATGCTGGGGCGGCGTTTCGGCGTCTTCGATCTTTCGGGCGGCATGTGGCAGAAAATCGCCCTGGCCCGCGCCTTCGCCCGCGATCAGGCCGCGCTCTTGATCCTGGATGAACCCACCGCCGCGCTTGACGCCCGGGCGGAATTCGAGCTGTTTCGGCAGTTCGCAAATCTGGCCCGCGGCCGGACGGCCATCCTGATTTCACACCGGTTCTCGACGGTGCGGCTGGCCGCCCGGATCATCGTCCTCGATAAGGGACGCATCGCAGAAACGGGAACCCAAGAGGAATTGATCCGGAAAAAGGGTCGCTACGCCGAACTCTACGACCTTCATATGAAACAGATGAAAGGATGA
- a CDS encoding TonB family protein, with protein sequence MTMKSDFPRIPGYWIERELGRGGMGIVYLAHEGKLDRMVAIKVVELLNMQAGEQAERFINESRTAARLQHSNIVPIYDVGLEGNLYYMAVEYFPGGTLRDLLNAGPIPGGALLVVERLADALHYAHSLGFIHRDVKPENIIFRRDGTPVLSDFGIARAVDAITRLTQAGKAVGTPHYMSPEQARGLDLDGRADLYSLGVVFYEMLTGDVPYEAQDNIAVAIKHIQEPIPGLPPHLSHFQSLLEKMMAKDREARVQTGEELSRLIQEMQDKEKAWPFLTAGRETTADPAGDGRRAGRAKKAGKKKLTGKTAKQGTYGAILKKMKFLVSSLAGALVFALVLIVILLARGGREVAKDSVLRPSGSDAVLTEDLSALSDREYHDYLSKARASLDRGDLEDAGMKIALAETIVKGGVESESLKTLIEQAETARRAEKRRQDQARRTADKPVRVEEPRQEDLKAHEADDAAWSMAAAVGTEESLKSYIENYPAGRYVADAWKRIEDLRTAARERTKEEERKKSEDADRSVEDLPETKASRGDLVPLADVDTEPLAITSPEPAYPESARRFRIEGAVVVDMLVSESGDVIDVRTIKGIDGYTAFERAAESAVRKWRFRPAIKDGVPVKVWKSQTFVFKTGG encoded by the coding sequence ATGACCATGAAGTCTGATTTTCCCCGCATTCCCGGCTACTGGATCGAGCGGGAACTGGGCCGCGGGGGAATGGGCATTGTTTATCTGGCCCACGAAGGGAAGCTGGACCGCATGGTTGCCATCAAGGTGGTCGAGCTTCTCAACATGCAGGCCGGCGAACAGGCCGAGCGTTTCATCAACGAATCGCGGACGGCGGCCCGGCTGCAGCATTCCAACATCGTCCCTATCTATGATGTCGGATTGGAGGGAAACCTCTACTACATGGCTGTGGAATACTTCCCGGGCGGCACGCTGCGCGATCTTTTGAACGCCGGGCCGATCCCCGGAGGGGCGCTTCTTGTGGTCGAGAGGCTGGCCGATGCGCTCCATTACGCTCATAGCCTGGGATTCATTCACCGCGATGTCAAACCGGAAAACATCATATTCCGCCGGGACGGCACGCCCGTGCTTTCGGATTTCGGAATTGCCCGGGCCGTGGACGCCATAACGCGGTTGACCCAGGCGGGAAAGGCAGTGGGAACGCCCCACTATATGAGCCCGGAACAGGCCCGGGGTTTGGATCTGGACGGCCGGGCGGATCTCTATTCCCTGGGCGTTGTTTTTTATGAAATGCTGACGGGGGATGTCCCCTATGAAGCCCAGGACAACATCGCCGTGGCCATCAAGCATATCCAGGAACCGATTCCCGGGCTTCCTCCCCACCTGTCCCATTTCCAGTCTCTTCTCGAGAAGATGATGGCCAAGGACCGGGAGGCGCGGGTGCAGACGGGCGAGGAGCTTTCCCGGCTCATCCAGGAGATGCAGGACAAGGAAAAGGCTTGGCCTTTTTTGACGGCGGGGCGGGAGACAACGGCGGATCCGGCAGGGGATGGCCGCCGGGCTGGACGGGCGAAAAAAGCCGGCAAAAAAAAACTCACCGGAAAAACGGCGAAGCAGGGAACCTATGGGGCGATCCTGAAAAAAATGAAGTTCCTGGTGTCGTCGCTGGCCGGCGCCCTGGTCTTTGCTCTCGTTCTGATCGTCATTCTTCTTGCCAGGGGAGGCCGGGAAGTGGCCAAGGATTCCGTCCTGCGACCTTCGGGAAGTGACGCGGTTTTGACGGAAGATTTGTCGGCCCTTTCGGATCGCGAATACCATGACTATCTTTCCAAAGCGAGGGCGTCGCTGGACAGGGGAGATTTGGAGGATGCCGGGATGAAAATCGCCTTGGCGGAAACGATCGTCAAGGGAGGCGTCGAGTCGGAATCGCTCAAAACCCTGATCGAGCAGGCTGAGACGGCCAGACGCGCAGAGAAGCGAAGGCAGGACCAGGCCCGCCGGACCGCGGATAAGCCCGTCCGCGTGGAGGAACCCAGACAAGAGGATCTTAAGGCGCATGAGGCGGACGACGCGGCCTGGAGTATGGCCGCAGCCGTCGGAACGGAAGAGTCTCTGAAAAGCTATATCGAGAACTATCCGGCCGGTCGATATGTCGCCGATGCCTGGAAAAGGATCGAAGATCTTCGGACCGCCGCCCGTGAACGGACGAAAGAAGAGGAAAGGAAGAAATCGGAGGATGCCGATCGTTCCGTCGAGGATCTTCCCGAGACCAAAGCTTCCCGCGGGGATCTCGTTCCTCTGGCGGATGTCGATACCGAACCTCTCGCGATCACATCCCCTGAGCCGGCTTATCCGGAATCCGCCCGGCGGTTCCGCATTGAAGGCGCGGTCGTCGTCGATATGCTTGTTTCCGAATCGGGAGACGTCATCGATGTGCGTACGATCAAGGGCATTGACGGTTATACCGCTTTCGAAAGAGCCGCCGAAAGTGCCGTCCGGAAATGGCGCTTTCGTCCGGCTATAAAGGACGGCGTTCCCGTCAAAGTCTGGAAATCCCAGACTTTTGTCTTTAAGACCGGTGGATAA
- a CDS encoding carbon starvation protein A, which yields MDTLLIAGLLLAWLFVAYRIYGAFIEKKIIRMDPARATPACENCDNVDYSPAKKMLLFGHHFSSIAGAGPILGPLLAVMYFGWLGAVLWIALGSVFLGAVHDYTSLMASVRNSGRSIADISGRVLGGRSKTILSLFLWFALTLVIAVFAVVASQTLVSQPEIVVPTFGLILVAMVFGWAVYRKGLGVLPGTVMALAVLAFLIWAGAHLPVSLPESVLGLPAPTIWFFALLIYSYFASSLPVWFLLQPRDYITTWILFVGLGLGYLGLVVARPELNAPAFAGFSSAGGPLWPMLFVIIACGAISGFHSVVAGGTTAKQLPDERSGRLIAFGGMLTEAALAGLVVLIAAAALVWDPAKTPSQFGFQYLMTEAGDPVKAFATGYGRITSSLPGMSLTMGLFFGMIMLNAFVLTSLDTGARLGRFILSELLGKKAAVFNHRWVASIVMIVFAAVLGATEGYKAIWPVFGASNQLVAALSLIVVTAWLVGLKRPRKATLYPALFMLVTTVAALLYQGISFLKAGRFLLGGISLVLVVLAAVIFADARKILLGISAPPGDPKPTA from the coding sequence ATGGATACGCTGCTCATTGCGGGACTTCTCTTAGCCTGGCTTTTTGTCGCTTACCGGATTTACGGCGCATTCATCGAAAAAAAGATTATCCGGATGGATCCGGCTCGGGCCACCCCGGCCTGCGAAAACTGCGACAACGTCGATTATTCCCCGGCCAAGAAGATGCTTCTCTTCGGTCATCACTTTTCCTCGATCGCCGGCGCCGGCCCGATCCTCGGGCCGCTTCTCGCCGTCATGTATTTCGGCTGGCTCGGCGCCGTTCTCTGGATCGCGCTCGGCAGCGTTTTCCTCGGTGCCGTTCACGACTACACATCTCTCATGGCCTCGGTTCGAAACAGCGGCCGTTCGATCGCCGACATCTCGGGCCGTGTTCTGGGCGGACGGTCCAAGACCATTCTGTCCCTGTTCCTGTGGTTCGCCCTGACCCTGGTCATCGCCGTCTTCGCCGTCGTCGCCTCCCAGACCCTCGTCTCCCAGCCCGAAATCGTCGTTCCGACCTTCGGACTGATTCTCGTCGCCATGGTCTTCGGCTGGGCCGTCTATCGCAAAGGTCTCGGCGTCCTTCCCGGCACCGTTATGGCCCTGGCCGTCCTGGCGTTTCTTATCTGGGCGGGCGCCCATCTGCCCGTCTCGCTTCCGGAATCCGTACTCGGCCTGCCGGCTCCGACCATCTGGTTTTTCGCGCTTCTCATTTACAGCTACTTCGCATCGTCACTGCCCGTCTGGTTCCTTCTCCAGCCCCGGGATTACATCACGACGTGGATTCTCTTCGTCGGCCTGGGCCTCGGTTATCTCGGACTGGTGGTCGCCCGGCCGGAGCTCAATGCGCCGGCTTTCGCCGGCTTTTCGAGCGCCGGAGGGCCGCTCTGGCCCATGCTGTTCGTCATCATCGCCTGCGGCGCGATCTCCGGCTTCCACTCCGTCGTCGCCGGAGGAACGACGGCCAAGCAGCTTCCGGACGAGCGGAGCGGCCGTCTTATCGCCTTCGGCGGCATGCTGACCGAGGCGGCCCTGGCCGGCCTGGTTGTGCTGATCGCCGCCGCGGCTCTGGTCTGGGACCCTGCAAAAACGCCCTCGCAATTCGGATTCCAATATCTGATGACTGAAGCCGGCGATCCCGTCAAGGCCTTCGCCACGGGATACGGCCGGATCACCTCTTCCCTTCCCGGCATGAGCCTGACCATGGGCCTCTTTTTCGGCATGATCATGCTGAACGCCTTTGTGCTGACATCTCTGGACACGGGCGCCCGCCTGGGCCGGTTTATCCTTTCGGAACTTCTGGGGAAAAAAGCCGCCGTTTTCAACCATCGCTGGGTGGCGTCCATCGTCATGATCGTCTTCGCCGCCGTCCTCGGCGCGACGGAGGGCTATAAGGCCATCTGGCCGGTCTTCGGCGCCTCGAATCAGCTCGTCGCAGCCCTGTCCCTGATCGTGGTCACCGCCTGGCTGGTCGGCTTGAAACGGCCGCGCAAGGCAACCCTCTACCCCGCCCTGTTCATGCTGGTGACGACGGTCGCCGCGCTTCTCTACCAGGGGATCAGCTTTCTGAAGGCCGGACGATTTCTGTTGGGCGGTATCAGCCTCGTGCTGGTCGTTCTCGCGGCCGTCATATTTGCCGATGCCCGCAAAATCCTCCTCGGAATCTCCGCTCCGCCCGGCGATCCGAAGCCGACGGCCTGA
- a CDS encoding glycosyltransferase: MSAFPQNPSDTRNVLSAEDPTFSVVIATKNRPKSLRACLKSFLRLDYPANRWELILVNDGGRWTFSAITPEVRAGLPLRFLNAPRSGGPGYARNLGAREARGEYLAFTDDDCRVAPDWLTGFARLFQTQEWDAAGGLTLNPYPGNTAGDAWNSILAFLYRYRLDSRGNVILVVTANAAVKRDVWLSLGGFDEKFILSSEDREFSFRLIASGYRQTFCPEARVWHHQTKSSAWNYLRIQFRYGRGSFHFHRKIRRAGTRKNVVIRPNGPRFYPWALWSDLIRGRTRPNVIALITAGQVIHRAGRYYEKLRHLVDRIS; the protein is encoded by the coding sequence ATGAGCGCATTCCCTCAAAACCCGTCCGACACGAGAAACGTCCTCTCTGCAGAGGATCCAACATTCAGTGTCGTCATCGCGACAAAAAACCGCCCGAAGTCTCTTCGCGCCTGCCTGAAAAGTTTCCTGCGGCTCGATTACCCAGCCAACCGGTGGGAACTCATTCTAGTCAACGACGGCGGTCGCTGGACATTTTCAGCCATCACTCCGGAAGTCCGGGCCGGGCTCCCCCTCAGATTCTTGAACGCCCCGCGATCCGGGGGCCCGGGCTACGCCCGCAACCTCGGCGCCCGCGAGGCCCGAGGCGAATACTTGGCGTTCACCGACGACGATTGCCGCGTGGCCCCGGACTGGCTAACCGGTTTCGCCCGGCTCTTTCAAACGCAAGAATGGGATGCCGCGGGCGGCCTGACCCTGAACCCATATCCAGGAAACACGGCCGGGGATGCCTGGAATTCCATCCTCGCATTTCTTTACAGGTATCGCCTCGACAGTCGAGGGAATGTCATTCTTGTCGTGACCGCAAATGCGGCTGTCAAACGGGATGTTTGGCTGTCTCTGGGCGGTTTTGACGAAAAATTCATCTTGTCTTCGGAAGATCGGGAATTCAGTTTTCGATTGATCGCCTCAGGCTATCGCCAAACTTTCTGCCCGGAGGCCCGGGTCTGGCATCATCAGACAAAATCCAGCGCCTGGAATTATCTTCGCATTCAATTTCGCTACGGCCGGGGTTCCTTCCACTTTCACCGCAAGATTAGGCGGGCGGGCACCCGCAAAAATGTCGTCATCAGGCCGAACGGTCCACGCTTCTATCCTTGGGCGCTTTGGTCGGACTTGATCCGAGGACGGACCCGGCCCAACGTCATCGCCCTGATCACCGCCGGCCAAGTCATCCACCGGGCCGGACGTTATTATGAAAAGTTACGGCATCTCGTCGATCGGATATCCTGA
- a CDS encoding sodium:solute symporter: MVLKIIVLTLYAGLIVWIGLAGLRRTRTFADFFLGGGKVGPLMTAFTYGTAYFSAVLFIGFAGKIGWSFGLSGLWIALGNSLVGVLGVWLFLAPRVHDMSRSYGVATMAEFLEKRFKSRFLRFFAGSAVFVFFIPYTAAVFIGLSYLFLTTFGIPYEAALIFMGLFTALYLTMGGYRSMVMIDVVFGMVMTGGVLLLLHGALSKGGGLAAILAGLRAVDPDLASAVGPPGLWPLFSLVFLTSIAPFAMPQLVQKFYAIRDRKAIRLGMIASTAFAVLVTGTAYFIGATTRVFLTPEGTPRAFPGGTPDFDALIPELFLRIVPEGLLVVIMLLILSASMSTLAALVLMAGSALARDIYAGFVKPDISDRGLTLMMRVLMAIFVVISVLLAFVRPATIVSILAISWGAIGATFLGPFLWGLFWKGTTRAGAVAGSIGALTVTLGLFLSAYPPPEAGTIGMLVSLALTPLVSLAGRRQVHSGDVT; this comes from the coding sequence ATGGTTTTGAAAATCATTGTTCTTACCCTCTATGCCGGACTTATCGTTTGGATCGGTCTGGCCGGCCTGCGCCGGACACGGACGTTCGCCGATTTTTTCCTCGGCGGCGGAAAAGTCGGGCCCCTGATGACCGCCTTCACTTATGGCACGGCCTATTTCTCGGCCGTCCTGTTCATCGGTTTCGCCGGGAAAATCGGCTGGTCTTTCGGCCTGTCCGGTCTGTGGATCGCCCTGGGAAACTCCCTTGTCGGCGTTCTCGGCGTCTGGCTGTTTCTTGCGCCCCGCGTCCACGACATGTCCCGCTCCTACGGCGTCGCCACCATGGCCGAATTTCTGGAAAAACGCTTTAAAAGCCGCTTTTTGAGGTTTTTTGCGGGATCGGCCGTCTTTGTCTTTTTCATCCCCTACACGGCCGCGGTCTTCATAGGCCTGTCCTATCTTTTTCTGACAACCTTCGGCATCCCCTATGAGGCCGCGCTGATTTTCATGGGCCTGTTCACGGCCCTCTACCTGACCATGGGCGGCTACCGTTCGATGGTCATGATCGACGTCGTCTTCGGCATGGTTATGACCGGAGGCGTTCTTCTCCTTCTCCACGGCGCCTTGTCCAAGGGCGGAGGACTTGCGGCCATCCTGGCCGGCCTCCGGGCCGTCGATCCGGACTTGGCCTCGGCCGTCGGACCACCGGGATTATGGCCGCTTTTTTCCCTTGTCTTTCTGACCAGCATCGCACCGTTTGCAATGCCCCAGCTCGTCCAGAAATTCTATGCCATCCGGGATCGGAAAGCCATCCGGCTGGGCATGATCGCCTCGACGGCCTTCGCCGTCCTGGTCACGGGAACGGCCTACTTTATCGGGGCGACAACGCGCGTCTTTCTCACACCTGAGGGTACGCCGCGCGCTTTTCCGGGCGGGACGCCCGATTTCGACGCCCTGATCCCGGAGCTTTTCCTCCGCATCGTCCCCGAAGGCCTGCTCGTGGTCATCATGCTTCTCATCCTTTCGGCCTCGATGTCCACATTGGCGGCTCTTGTCCTGATGGCCGGCTCAGCCCTGGCCCGCGACATTTATGCCGGCTTCGTCAAGCCCGATATCTCCGACCGCGGGTTGACGCTGATGATGCGGGTGCTGATGGCGATTTTTGTGGTGATCTCCGTTCTGTTGGCGTTCGTCCGGCCGGCGACCATCGTCTCCATCCTGGCCATTTCCTGGGGCGCCATCGGAGCGACCTTTCTCGGTCCGTTCCTGTGGGGTCTTTTCTGGAAGGGAACGACCCGGGCCGGCGCCGTGGCGGGATCGATCGGCGCCCTGACCGTGACCCTCGGTCTCTTTCTCTCCGCCTATCCCCCGCCCGAAGCCGGGACGATCGGCATGCTGGTCTCGCTTGCTCTGACGCCGCTCGTCAGTCTGGCGGGAAGACGGCAGGTTCACTCGGGAGATGTCACATGA
- a CDS encoding sulfotransferase, giving the protein MNHPTAVIIGGHPRSGTTLLNTLCNTHPDIVMSFEYRSFVALDMTLPIYLKRLGDPSKKKPFLQKSNGNKSADREAGIHFHEHMTTQLKNAAPEIVRLQDVIGIYQSAFPEARVIGDKYPRYVFHLDKLAAYSDLRRIIIYRDPRDVARSALEKAATDWKGKPFGKSLDTAWKVATHWVKSMDMMERYAPRVHTLRYESLIRDPRTAMSTLGRYLGVDPDGFTTSKIHDSSIGKHRDELTREQIHAIEEIAGPTMRRWGYTA; this is encoded by the coding sequence ATGAACCATCCGACGGCGGTTATCATCGGCGGCCACCCCCGCTCCGGAACGACACTGTTGAACACCCTATGCAATACGCATCCGGACATCGTCATGTCTTTCGAGTACCGAAGCTTTGTCGCCCTCGATATGACGCTTCCCATTTACCTAAAACGCCTCGGAGATCCGAGCAAGAAAAAGCCTTTCCTTCAAAAATCAAATGGGAACAAGTCAGCCGACAGGGAAGCCGGAATTCACTTTCATGAACACATGACCACCCAACTGAAGAATGCGGCCCCTGAGATAGTCCGGCTTCAAGACGTCATCGGCATTTATCAGTCGGCGTTTCCCGAGGCGCGCGTCATCGGAGACAAGTATCCCCGGTATGTGTTTCATCTGGACAAACTGGCCGCTTATTCCGATCTGCGGAGGATCATCATTTACCGCGACCCCCGCGATGTGGCCCGATCGGCCCTCGAAAAAGCCGCCACGGACTGGAAGGGCAAGCCTTTTGGAAAAAGCCTCGACACGGCCTGGAAGGTGGCAACTCACTGGGTGAAATCCATGGATATGATGGAACGATATGCCCCTCGTGTTCATACGCTCCGTTATGAATCGCTCATTCGGGATCCCCGAACCGCAATGAGCACCCTCGGCCGTTACCTCGGGGTCGATCCTGATGGCTTCACAACGTCAAAAATTCACGATTCCAGCATCGGCAAACACCGGGATGAACTCACCCGGGAACAAATCCATGCCATCGAAGAGATCGCCGGCCCAACCATGCGGCGCTGGGGGTACACCGCATGA
- a CDS encoding sulfotransferase yields the protein MRNLPLSRLAAGPIFIVGAARSGTTWVYDIFNAHPKVAGVFESWLFTPKDGLGSLFTEAHWPPKFSGLGRLLRREELVRHAREFAETILGHAVGDEHRYLVEKSPSHLFHIPFIGEIFPASRFIHVVRDGRDVAVSVLDAAASWVPIWKSSFGRSIASSAKAWGDAVRRAQRYGRELGPDRFLEIRYETLRNDPLSQFREMFDFCGIPYDDALLKIIEDKTDFSKNYRGGAGKFRRGGRAGDWKTTFSRKDALVFQAVAGTLLIELGYEHSMDWVRTSPRKRGVAK from the coding sequence ATGAGAAACCTTCCCCTTTCCCGGCTCGCCGCGGGCCCGATCTTCATCGTCGGCGCCGCCCGGTCGGGGACAACATGGGTCTACGACATCTTCAACGCCCATCCCAAGGTTGCCGGGGTTTTCGAATCGTGGCTGTTCACGCCCAAAGACGGTCTCGGCAGCCTTTTTACGGAAGCCCACTGGCCGCCCAAATTTTCCGGGTTGGGTCGCCTGCTTCGTCGGGAGGAACTCGTCCGCCACGCCCGGGAATTCGCGGAAACCATTCTGGGACACGCCGTCGGGGACGAACACCGTTATCTCGTCGAAAAGAGCCCGTCCCACCTCTTTCATATCCCCTTCATTGGGGAAATTTTTCCCGCGTCCCGGTTCATTCACGTCGTGCGGGACGGCCGCGACGTCGCCGTCTCAGTTCTGGACGCCGCCGCATCTTGGGTGCCGATTTGGAAGTCGTCCTTCGGCCGGTCCATCGCCTCGTCGGCTAAGGCTTGGGGCGATGCCGTCCGGCGCGCACAACGTTACGGCCGGGAGTTGGGACCCGATCGTTTTCTCGAAATCCGTTATGAGACTCTCAGGAATGATCCTCTATCCCAGTTTCGGGAGATGTTCGATTTCTGCGGCATCCCTTACGACGATGCGCTTCTGAAGATCATTGAAGACAAAACGGATTTTTCAAAGAATTATCGGGGCGGGGCGGGGAAATTCCGGCGCGGCGGCCGAGCCGGCGATTGGAAAACCACCTTCTCCCGAAAAGACGCCTTGGTCTTTCAGGCCGTCGCCGGAACCCTCCTGATCGAACTGGGCTACGAACACAGCATGGACTGGGTACGAACATCCCCCCGAAAACGAGGAGTCGCGAAATGA
- a CDS encoding class I SAM-dependent methyltransferase — protein MKTRHNTSYPSARARGLRAAKVPAFAAILVVALGASLFSQYDVPFVPTPHEVVDEMLRMAGVKKGDILYDLGCGDGRIVIKAATKFGVKGTGIDIDPERIAESIANARAAGVSDMVRFLNQDLFEADFSDATVVTLYLLTSVNLRLRPKLLRELQPGARVVSHYFEMGDWEPEQSSEVSATYDDHGVYFWIIPANITGVWDWTMVGPAGSQKTTLDVKQRFQKFWGTAETSGGQLTLMDPQLKGADVRFVLRHDTPAGVALHTFEGVAKGDVIEGTVTISGVGAKSKQPWKAVRRPDTKVSIVE, from the coding sequence ATGAAAACACGTCATAACACCAGTTATCCCTCCGCGCGGGCCCGCGGCCTGCGTGCCGCAAAGGTCCCGGCTTTTGCCGCCATCCTGGTCGTGGCCCTGGGGGCGAGCCTCTTCAGTCAGTACGACGTCCCTTTCGTCCCCACGCCGCACGAAGTCGTCGATGAAATGCTCCGAATGGCCGGAGTGAAAAAGGGCGACATTCTCTACGACCTGGGCTGTGGAGACGGCCGGATCGTCATAAAGGCCGCCACAAAATTCGGGGTCAAAGGAACGGGAATCGACATCGATCCCGAGCGCATCGCCGAGAGCATCGCCAATGCGAGGGCGGCCGGGGTTTCCGACATGGTCCGGTTCCTCAACCAGGATCTCTTTGAAGCGGATTTCTCCGACGCCACTGTCGTCACGCTTTATCTTCTGACTTCGGTCAATCTCAGGCTGCGTCCCAAACTTCTCAGGGAACTCCAGCCGGGAGCGCGCGTCGTCTCCCATTACTTCGAAATGGGCGATTGGGAACCGGAGCAGTCCTCCGAAGTCAGCGCCACCTACGACGATCACGGCGTTTATTTCTGGATCATTCCGGCGAATATCACGGGTGTCTGGGACTGGACCATGGTCGGTCCGGCCGGAAGCCAAAAGACCACCCTGGATGTCAAGCAGAGGTTCCAGAAGTTTTGGGGCACGGCCGAAACATCGGGCGGCCAATTGACGCTCATGGACCCCCAACTGAAGGGTGCCGATGTGCGATTTGTCCTTCGGCACGACACTCCCGCCGGAGTCGCTCTTCACACATTTGAGGGCGTTGCCAAGGGCGATGTCATCGAAGGCACGGTCACAATTTCCGGAGTCGGAGCCAAGAGCAAACAGCCTTGGAAGGCCGTCAGGCGGCCCGATACCAAGGTCAGCATCGTCGAGTAA